One region of Culex pipiens pallens isolate TS chromosome 2, TS_CPP_V2, whole genome shotgun sequence genomic DNA includes:
- the LOC120412827 gene encoding heat shock factor-binding protein 1 encodes MAEMKPEIDSEAEAYSLGSNVDPKNVQELTIYVQNLLQNVQDKFQTMSDQIISRIDDMGNRIDDLEKNISDLMQQAGVEGGEK; translated from the exons ATGGCAGAAATGAAGCCCGAGATCGACAGCGAAGCCGAGGCCTACTCGCTTGGCAGCAATGTGGACCCCAAGAACGTCCAGGAGTTGACCATCTAC GTTCAAAATCTGCTGCAGAACGTCCAGGACAAGTTCCAGACCATGTCGGACCAGATCATTTCGCGCATCGACGACATGGGCAACAGGATAGACGACCTGGAGAAGAACATTTCGGATCTGATGCAGCAGGCGGGCGTCGAGGGAGGCGAGAAGTGA